Genomic segment of Paenibacillus sp. FSL R5-0912:
CTTAATGCCCCCTCTGAATTTTTTGTACGAGGCCCAAGGCATTCTAGAGTTCGCCGCCGTGACCGTAGTCGAGTCAATCAGCAAAAGATCTTTAGGAAGGTTCAAATGCCGCCGGGTTTGGCGGTTACATTTCGTGACGAGCAGTTGAAAGATACGTTTGAAGATTTCGTAAGGGACTTCACCGGCCTTGCCGGAAAGGGTGGAGTAATGAATTTCTGGCAAGTCAAAGCTTGGGCCTAAGCGGGCACTCTGCCGGAATCCGTCCCATTTGTGGTAGCAGGCTTGGACAAAGTAATTGAGCAGCAACCCGACGGTCATTTTGGTTCCTCTATCCACGTAGTCCTCGGTTTGTCCGGTCACCATTTGGACTTCTTCCGGTGTTACACTTGTTTGAAAACGGCTAAAAATGGGGTATATTTATTCATGAGGTCGCCTCATTTCGGTTTGGTTTGGTCGTACTTACCATTACCCGAAATGGCGGCCTTTTTCGTCCCTTTTTTTGGGAAATCAACACGCCTATATTTCATACAACAATCCCCTCAAACTCCGTGGAAACTAGGGGGGCAGAGTTGTAATACGTACAACATTTCTGCCTGGACGGGCAGTAAAGCTTAATCTTTGCTCAAAAAACTCATTCGCTGTCGGTCAGAACGCTCAGCACACACCCAGCACACACCCAGCACAGCCTCATATTCCCCGCAGCAGCCGGAAGCCCGGCCCTGCACCGAATGAATATCGGTGCTTGAGAAAACAGTTGGCTCCTGCGGCGCTGCTGGAATCTACATCTTTTTGTCATTGATAATCATTATCACATGATCTGTTGTTAGAGATAGAATCGAATTGAGAAGTGAGGGTACTACACTAATCGGCTTAATCAGGTGTAATCCGGCTTAATCCTCAAGCAGCGCCAGCTCGTCTTCGAGTTTGGCAATCTGCTCGCGGATGGCCTTTGCCCGCGCTTCGTCTTGCGCCTTTACTGCCACCGCCAATTCTTCTGCAGCTAATTCGATCTGGTATTCCAGATAGGTGTAGTCCGATGCGGCAGCAGGGTGACTGGAACGCTGTGAATAAGTCATGGCCTCACACTTCCTTTCTGTTATTAATGTGATGCCCGGCTCTGAGCATCGCATCCATCGTATCCATCGCATCCATCGCATCCATCGCATCTACAGTATGTTCATGATACAGCCTTTCTGTAAGCCGCTCAACCTTAGTCACCCGTGACAGCCGTATTTTTGCGCCGGAAATAAGGCTTTGGCGAGGGGATTGCGACATTATTCACAGACAGTAGGCCCGGTTCTGGTTTTACCATAAGAAGTATTGAAAATTAAAGCTTAATTTTTCAGTAACGTTTGCAGGGGGAACTCCCGCGGAGGAAGGTTGATATACATAATGAAAGCTTTATCTTTTAACACATTGGGCGAAGCCAAGCGGCATCTGGAACAACTGGATAGCAGCAGAGGCTTGGTGCTGTTCGCTTCCGCTGCGGCAGTCAGCGAATTGTCCCGGCATGCACCCTCCCGGGCGGTATTGTGCTCAACCAAAGGCGAATATACCCCGCAGGGCTACCGCAGCGGCGTAGTCACTGGGTTCGAATACGAATCAGGGATAGCCGATATTGTGGAGATCCTGCATCCGCCCGTGCTTAGCGGCAATGTGCTAAGTGCCTCATATCACAAAGTACAAGGCAACTCTAATGCCTTTCTGCTGCTGCTATGTGACGGTACAGGCGCGATGGAGGAGACGATCCTCTCCTCGCTATTTTTCATTGCCCCGGAGTTCAAGATTATTGGGGGTAGTGCAGCGGATGATGAGCATGGAGAGACTTATATTTACATAGGAAGCCGCCGGGTGCAGAACCTGGGGATTTTCTTCAATATGCCGGGTCGTACTGCACTGGTTAAAGAAAATATTTATGTTCCCACCGGGACAACGCTGCTGGTGACAGAAGCCGATGTGTTCGGCAGAACGGTGTATTCCTTCAACGGACGTCCTGCTGCGGAAGAATACGCGCGCGTGCTTGGTGTCCCGGAGTCGGAGCTGGCAGAGCATTTCCTGAGCAGCCCGCTGGGCAAAAGATACGAAGACGATCTGATCATCGCCTCACCGATGACCATTAATCCGGATGGCTCTGTCACATTTTACAGCCAGGTTATGTCTAGTACTTATGTAGAGGTGCTGAGTGCAGCAGATCCGCTTGCTGTGCTGGGGGAGACGCTGGGCGGGAGCCCGTACAAGCCTTCCTTTGTGCTTAACATTAACTGTACGCTGCGGGACCAGCTCTTCATCCGGGACGGTCTGTGGGCGGATTTTGACAGGACTATGCTCGGATTCTGCGGCAACACTACAGGTTTCATCAGCTACGGAGAGCAATATTATAAAAAGCATGCCAACCAGACCATGATTCTGCTGCTGGTTGAATAAGGGAGAGTAGATTGATTATGCAGTGGATAACCAGATTACGCACTTCATGGGGCAAAAGCATCTCTGCCGGAGCTGTTCAAAGTCATAATACATTAGCCGTTCTTGAAAAAACGGACAGCTCCGGACAATCAGCCGGGACGCTAAAGACAGCTGGAGCAGCGGCTAATGCTACTGAGCCTCCAGAGAATACTGGCAGGACAGCTGCCGCTAACGACGCTTCAGCCACTGAATCCTATGGGATGCACGCCTATACCCTGGCCGGACAGATCCGCCGCGAAACTGACGAGATTCTTAAGGAAGAGGCCCAGCTGGTAGAGGAGTTTGCGGCTTTACGGGCGGGCAGCGGTGAGCTGATCAGCCAGATCGGCGGGACCCAGCAGCTTCTGGAGCATCTGAAGACCAACAGCGGACAGACCGAAGATCTCATCAATGAAATGTATGGCAGCCTCTCTTTTTCCTCCAATAAAATTGAATTCGCCAAAGAGGCCAATATCCAGATCTCGGCGGAAATGCAGAAGGCTTCGGCGGTATTTACTGAATTTGTCAGCTTGAATGAGGACCTGCGGGGGCATTTCCGGAGCATCGAGCAGCTGGCAAAGATCATTACGGATATTGCTGAGCAGACGAATCTGTTGTCGCTGAATGCAGCGATCGAGGCGGCGCGGGCCGGAGAGCACGGACGGGGCTTCTCGGTGGTTGCCACAGAAATCCGCAAGCTGGCCGACAGCACGCGCAGTCATGTGAAGGAGATCATGGGCTCCCTTTCGGGGATGACCCAGGTGATGGAGCAGCTTCACAGCAAGTCCGGTGACGGGACAACGGCGATGACAGAGACGAATGCGAAGATCAGCCAGTCCACGGTATACATGAACGAGATCGTGGAAGCGGAGGAAGAGGTATTCCAGCATCTGGAGAAGATTCAGGAATCGCAGGAGAGCAGCATGGAGGATGTGGAGCAGATCAATGGCGATCTGCTGCGTATTCTGGAGAAATCGGGACAGGATGCAGGGCAGTTCCAGAAGATGGTGCTTACCGTCCAGCAAAAAGCCGACCACTATCAGCAGCTGCTTAATCATTTGCATCAGATAGAGCAGCTGCAGCAGCTGGATGAAGCACAGAAGACTGGCGTATAAGCAGAAGCGAGTATCCGATAAAAAAGACTACACCCGGCAGAGGGAATGCAGGTGGTCAGCCTCTTTGCTATGTAACAGCACTGCTCCAGAGAAACGGAGCAAAAAGGAGTAAATCATCGGCCGCTTAAGAGCGAAAGCAAAGTATACGCCTTCATTCGTGCAGGAACGGCATTTTTGGCTTCTTTTGTCAACCGCAGCGTTTTACATTAAATGGCTGCAGGCGTAAGATTCAAATCAACAACCGAATGAAATTTAACTGTTCTCAAATGGCTGAATTCCAGTAATGGGAACGGGGGAACCAACGGTGATTACGGCTTAGGCTCAGATAGCGGCCGCACACCTGGGGTGAATCCTTGCTGCATGCTGTATAACGGTGCTCCGGCAAGGTAGGGCAATCTCGCTGCCCGAATCCGTCAGCTAACCCCGTAAGCCTCGAAGAGAGAGGATGAGCGCCATGATCGATTAACCGACCACGGAGAGCCCTGCTGCTGCTGTGGTCTTTTTGCTGTGCAGGCAGCAGGGGGAGACGGTCTGAATTAAGACGGATAATTCATATAACAACGGGAAAAGTTTATTTATATTGTGATCAGAACTGCCTAAGGAGGTGATCGTTATCTTAACTACATTTATCGTGTGCTTCTGGGTCGGACTGCTCCTGCTCCTCAGCGGCGGACTTCATGGGCATGGCCTGGCGGGTCATCTGCATGCGGGGGGCGGTGACGCCGGGGGGCCGGGCTTTGTGCCTATACTCCCGCTGATGGTGTTTGTCACAGTCTGGGGCGGCGCTGGTTATATGCTTAGCCGCTTCAGCGGAATGAGCGTGCTTGCAGTAGTGCTGATCTGCACCATGATAGCCTTGCTGACAGGGTGTCTGATGTATGCAGTGCTGGCCCGGGTGATGACCCGGTATGACAGCAGCATGAATGAATTGGATTATGAGCAGGCAGGGCAGCTTGGATACGTCAGTGTACCTGCAGCGGATGGGGCAGCCGGGGAAATGAAATATGTGCTGCACGGAACGATGCGCTCCATTGGAGTGCGGGCAGCAATCGGCCAGCAGCTCGTGAAGGGCGACAGGGTGATTATTTTGAAGGTGGATAAGGGAATGGCGGAAGTAACCCTCTTCGAGAGGGAATTCGGAGAATTATAAATGACGGGGAGTGTCGGACCAAATGGTTATTCTTTATTTAATCTCGGGCATTGTTGTTGTTATTCTGCTGGCTTTGTTCAGTATCGTGACCGCTTATAAAAAAGTCCCGCCCAATCAGGCGATGATTGTATACGGTCTCGGCGGTAAAAGAGTGGTGCAGGGCGGCGGGACGTTCGTCATCCCGGGCTTCCAGAACAATAAGACCATCTCGATGATGCTGATGAGCTTCGATGTCATTCCAGCGCAGGCGATGTTCTCCCGGCAGGGCATCAAGCTCAACCTGGAGGCGGTCGCCCAGATAAAAATCAAAAGCGATCCCACCGCTATTCTGACGGCCAGTGAGCAGTTCATCGACCGGCCCGAAGAAGACCGCGAGACAATTATCCTGCATTCGGTGGAGGGCCACCTGCGCGGCTTAATCGGGCAATTGACGGTGGAATCCATCCTCAAGACGCCTGATGAAATCAACAGCAAGATGAGGGAGACCTGCTCGGAGGACCTCGACAAGATGGGGCTTGAGGTCGTCAGCTTCACCATCAAAAAAATTACGGATGACAAAGGGTACATCGACAATATGGGGGTTCCGGAAATTGAGCGCATCCGCCGCGATGCCAGCATTGCCAAGGCGGAAGCGGAACGCGATATTCAGATCAAGCAGGCCGAGGCGGAGAAGGAATCCTCCATTGCCAAAGCCAATGCACATCAGGCCACCATTGAAGCGGGAACCGCCGCCCGCGCGAAGGAGTCCCTGTACGAGAAGGAACTGAACATTAAGCAGGCGGATTTCAAGCTGGAGACAGAAGTGAAGAAGGCTCAGGCGGATCTTGCGTATGAATTGCAGCAGAACAAAATTAAGCAATCGCTCGTTACCGAACAGGTCAAAATCACGCAGATGGAAGCGGAGGCCAACCGGACAGTCAGGGAAATCGAAGTCGAGCTGAGACAGCGGGAGCTGGAGGCAACGGTGATCAAGCCTGCCCAGGCGGAGAACCAGGCTACGATCATGAGAGCCGAAGCCGCCAAGCAGCGGCAGATTCTTGAGGCGGAAGCCGAGGCAGCGACAACCACCAAGCGCGGACTGGCCACGGCAGAAGCTGAGCTGGCGAAAGGGAGAGCGAATGCGGAGATTGTCCAGCTGGCCGGAGCGGCGGAAGCGGGAGCCCTGGAGAAGAAAGCCGAAGCGTACAAACAGTTCACACAAGCTGCGCTTACCGTGGAATTCCTGAAAATACTGCCGGAGCTGGCTGAGAAAATTGCTTCCCCGCTCGCCAAGGTGGATAAGATTACAGTGATTTCCCAGGATGGAGCTACCTCAGGCGTGAACAAAATTACCGGCGATATTGCCAAAATAATGGCCCAGGTTCCTGAGTTGACCCAGACGCTTACCGGTATGAATGTGACCGAAGCGCTCAGCGGACTGCTTGGCCGGGATAAAGAGCAGTAATTCATATACAGCAGCAATAAAGCCGCCGTTCTTTCGTTAATGGAGAATTGCGGATTTATTGCTTTTTTGTATTCCGGGTTTCTCTCACTGGTTACAGACGTGAAGTTAGATTTGTAGTAAACTGGAAGGAATGTACAGTCTGCCCGCAATTATTCTACAGAAAAGAATGTGATATGTTTATGCAGCTTCAGGCTCGACTGCCGGCCAAAAAATGGCTGGAGAAGTATCTTTCCGGGGAAGGGATGGATTACCGGCAAATTATAGCTTTATTTATTCCGATCCTGATTGACCAGGCTTTCATCATCGGGCTAAATCTGGTAAACACTGCGATGATCAGCTCATCCGGCATGGCGGCGGTCAGTGCGGTGAATATGGTAGATTCACTGAATATTTTCCTGATCAACGTGTTCGTTGCCATTGCTACCGGCGGGACAGTGGTCGTTGCGCAGTACAAAGGCAGCGGCAACGACCGGATGGTATCCCAGGCTACGGCGGGTTCGGTCACCTCGGTATCGCTGATCGCCGTGGGAATCGGAATTCTGCTTATGGGCTTCCACACGCCGATACTGAACCTGCTGTTCGGAACAGCTTCCGCCGATGTGCTGGATAATGCCCGGATCTACATGATCGGCAGCAGTATTTCTTATCTGGGGATCGCGGTGGTTCAGGCTGTGTGCGGTGCGCTGCGTGGCGTCGGCAGGACGCGGGCTTCGCTGATGCTGTCGCTGATCATGAATCTGTTATACGTACTCCTGAACGTAGTCTTCATTAACCTGCTGCATATGGGTGTGCTGGGGATGACACTGGCGGTCAACATCGCGCGGTATGCGGGCATGATCTTTGCCCTGGTGTACCTGTTCAAGATTGACACGGTACTGCGTGTGCGGGTCCGCGACCTGTTCCATGTTCCGCTCTCCATGCTGCGCAGAATTATGTTCATCGGTGTTCCATTTGCAGCAGAGCAGATGTTCTTCAATGGCGGCAAGCTGCTGACCCAGATATTTATTGTTAGTATGGGCACCTATGCTATTGCGACCAATGCTATTGCCGGCTCGCTGGCGATGGTGTTTCAGATTCCGGCCAGTGCGTTGTCGCTGACGATCGTAACGGTGGTCGGCCAAAGCATCGGACGGGGGGATGTGGCAGATGCCAGAAAATTCATCAAGTCCTTCCTCTGGATCGGTTCAGCCTCGTATGCCTTGGTCGCCCTGATCCTGATGCCGCTGTTCCATCCGCTAGTGTCGATCTTCTCTCCGCCTCCTGAGATCATTGACGACTTGTTTATAGTCCTGTTGGTGAATGCCATTGCCCAGATTCCGCTGTGGGCGGTCAGCTTCATTCTGCCGTCCGCGCTGCGGGCAGCGGGGGATTCCCGCTTCACCTCTATTACCTCCATGCTGTCGATGTGGCTGTTCCGGGTTATATTCGGTTACATACTCGGGATCGTCCTCGGCTACGGTGTGCTGGGGGTCTGGCTGGCGATGAACTGCGAGTGGGCGGTCCGCGGAGCTGTTTTTCTATGGCGCTTCAGAGGCGAGAAATGGTTTGCGCACAAGCTGATATGATAGCTGCTGGTGATAAGGCTGTCCCCTGGCGTATCTCCCATATATGAAACAGACAACAGAGCAGTGCTGCTCCCGGTACCAGGCAGCGCTGCTTTGTGTTTTTCGCATAGTGTACAGACTCCCTGCAG
This window contains:
- a CDS encoding methyl-accepting chemotaxis protein gives rise to the protein MQWITRLRTSWGKSISAGAVQSHNTLAVLEKTDSSGQSAGTLKTAGAAANATEPPENTGRTAAANDASATESYGMHAYTLAGQIRRETDEILKEEAQLVEEFAALRAGSGELISQIGGTQQLLEHLKTNSGQTEDLINEMYGSLSFSSNKIEFAKEANIQISAEMQKASAVFTEFVSLNEDLRGHFRSIEQLAKIITDIAEQTNLLSLNAAIEAARAGEHGRGFSVVATEIRKLADSTRSHVKEIMGSLSGMTQVMEQLHSKSGDGTTAMTETNAKISQSTVYMNEIVEAEEEVFQHLEKIQESQESSMEDVEQINGDLLRILEKSGQDAGQFQKMVLTVQQKADHYQQLLNHLHQIEQLQQLDEAQKTGV
- a CDS encoding MATE family efflux transporter — encoded protein: MQLQARLPAKKWLEKYLSGEGMDYRQIIALFIPILIDQAFIIGLNLVNTAMISSSGMAAVSAVNMVDSLNIFLINVFVAIATGGTVVVAQYKGSGNDRMVSQATAGSVTSVSLIAVGIGILLMGFHTPILNLLFGTASADVLDNARIYMIGSSISYLGIAVVQAVCGALRGVGRTRASLMLSLIMNLLYVLLNVVFINLLHMGVLGMTLAVNIARYAGMIFALVYLFKIDTVLRVRVRDLFHVPLSMLRRIMFIGVPFAAEQMFFNGGKLLTQIFIVSMGTYAIATNAIAGSLAMVFQIPASALSLTIVTVVGQSIGRGDVADARKFIKSFLWIGSASYALVALILMPLFHPLVSIFSPPPEIIDDLFIVLLVNAIAQIPLWAVSFILPSALRAAGDSRFTSITSMLSMWLFRVIFGYILGIVLGYGVLGVWLAMNCEWAVRGAVFLWRFRGEKWFAHKLI
- a CDS encoding flotillin family protein — translated: MVILYLISGIVVVILLALFSIVTAYKKVPPNQAMIVYGLGGKRVVQGGGTFVIPGFQNNKTISMMLMSFDVIPAQAMFSRQGIKLNLEAVAQIKIKSDPTAILTASEQFIDRPEEDRETIILHSVEGHLRGLIGQLTVESILKTPDEINSKMRETCSEDLDKMGLEVVSFTIKKITDDKGYIDNMGVPEIERIRRDASIAKAEAERDIQIKQAEAEKESSIAKANAHQATIEAGTAARAKESLYEKELNIKQADFKLETEVKKAQADLAYELQQNKIKQSLVTEQVKITQMEAEANRTVREIEVELRQRELEATVIKPAQAENQATIMRAEAAKQRQILEAEAEAATTTKRGLATAEAELAKGRANAEIVQLAGAAEAGALEKKAEAYKQFTQAALTVEFLKILPELAEKIASPLAKVDKITVISQDGATSGVNKITGDIAKIMAQVPELTQTLTGMNVTEALSGLLGRDKEQ
- a CDS encoding FIST signal transduction protein codes for the protein MKALSFNTLGEAKRHLEQLDSSRGLVLFASAAAVSELSRHAPSRAVLCSTKGEYTPQGYRSGVVTGFEYESGIADIVEILHPPVLSGNVLSASYHKVQGNSNAFLLLLCDGTGAMEETILSSLFFIAPEFKIIGGSAADDEHGETYIYIGSRRVQNLGIFFNMPGRTALVKENIYVPTGTTLLVTEADVFGRTVYSFNGRPAAEEYARVLGVPESELAEHFLSSPLGKRYEDDLIIASPMTINPDGSVTFYSQVMSSTYVEVLSAADPLAVLGETLGGSPYKPSFVLNINCTLRDQLFIRDGLWADFDRTMLGFCGNTTGFISYGEQYYKKHANQTMILLLVE